Proteins from a genomic interval of Pontibacter sp. G13:
- a CDS encoding helix-turn-helix domain-containing protein, producing the protein MNQSDRLTVAEVSKIASERAGFEVPENTVRSWIKRGQLPVKKIFGRVFVSREDLEKFLSDKVE; encoded by the coding sequence ATGAATCAGTCAGATAGACTAACTGTAGCAGAGGTTTCTAAAATTGCATCGGAAAGGGCTGGATTTGAAGTACCTGAGAATACGGTGAGATCTTGGATAAAGCGGGGTCAATTGCCGGTAAAGAAGATCTTTGGGCGTGTATTTGTAAGTAGGGAGGATTTGGAAAAGTTTCTCTCAGATAAAGTCGAATGA
- a CDS encoding KilA-N domain-containing protein, with protein sequence MAKRNEISVQGISINFKQVDGSDYISLTDMVKALPRPDQVIGNWMRGRNTLRFLAAWERLNNPNFNPLEFEGIMEHAGENAFTISPSEWITKTAAIGITTKRGRNGGTYAEKLIAFEFGSHISAEFKLLLISEFDRLKTEEIQRIKGQWDHRRFLSKVNYRLHTGVIRDVLIPAIQAPKNREWIIYADEADLLNLAVFGMTARQWRETNPDLAKQGNIRDNADILQLNVLANLESLNAFLIEDGKDKETRYQILTKAAVSQYNRLAQDEQLKKLDN encoded by the coding sequence ATGGCAAAGCGCAACGAAATCAGCGTTCAGGGGATCTCCATCAATTTCAAGCAAGTTGATGGTTCCGACTACATATCCCTTACGGACATGGTGAAGGCTCTTCCCCGTCCGGATCAAGTAATCGGCAACTGGATGCGGGGTCGAAATACATTAAGATTCCTCGCTGCATGGGAGCGTCTCAACAACCCCAATTTTAATCCCCTCGAATTCGAGGGGATTATGGAACATGCAGGAGAAAACGCATTTACCATTTCTCCCTCTGAATGGATTACCAAGACTGCAGCCATTGGAATTACCACAAAGCGGGGCAGGAATGGGGGAACATACGCTGAAAAGCTGATTGCTTTCGAGTTTGGTAGCCACATCTCTGCAGAGTTTAAACTATTGCTCATCTCTGAGTTCGACAGACTCAAAACTGAGGAGATCCAGCGCATCAAGGGCCAATGGGATCACCGCAGATTTTTGTCTAAGGTGAATTACAGGCTACATACAGGAGTAATAAGGGACGTGCTGATCCCAGCCATTCAAGCTCCAAAGAATAGGGAGTGGATCATCTATGCGGATGAAGCCGATCTGCTGAATCTGGCAGTATTCGGAATGACAGCTAGACAATGGCGGGAAACAAACCCAGATCTAGCCAAACAAGGAAACATTCGTGACAATGCCGATATACTCCAACTTAACGTACTCGCCAATCTGGAGAGCCTAAATGCCTTTCTCATCGAGGATGGAAAGGATAAGGAAACCAGATACCAAATTCTTACCAAAGCTGCTGTATCCCAGTACAACCGTTTGGCCCAAGATGAGCAACTCAAGAAGCTCGATAATTAA
- a CDS encoding serine protease → MKHLFLTVLVIMFGRIGFGQQFKPTSQSNNNLKFEEFLAGVKYAEIVSTPELERIILDDPMGGGAIFMGIADYISRLGFEKYGATNKFRGAIFTSICDKVLIYFDYSVQRSRITDLTITFVSCDNEWWQFKSKNQVKITLYSTSNNISRELAKMYGYKKRPFNKKHRRKLPSEMTIWTEGKMKAYFISSGASALEGIYEKVSEENGARYKVGVIREDGKYKLVYFGGANNYEDWTNGEVKAKLIETATPNLFKSSWVMANKTLSDKPYITFETGSMNVVWPDGITSLYLKLFPTAADNLSKSDDSRSSGTGFAIAPDGYIITNQHVVESSRSIVVKGINGDFSRSYNAIILAEDKNNDLAILKIDLGNNESLGLIPYSFNFNTEEVGSDVYSLGFPLRATMGDEVKLTNGILSSKTGFKGDITTYQTTVAVQPGNSGGPLINENGEVIGIISAKHSGADNVTYAVKASYLKSLIQVLDTPPQLSPSNRIAGKKLSEQVGQVKDFVYILEVN, encoded by the coding sequence ATGAAACATCTCTTTCTTACCGTCCTAGTAATAATGTTTGGCCGGATCGGCTTTGGTCAACAATTCAAGCCTACATCTCAGAGCAATAATAATTTAAAGTTTGAGGAATTCTTGGCTGGAGTAAAATACGCTGAAATAGTTAGCACACCAGAACTAGAACGAATCATATTGGATGATCCTATGGGTGGTGGAGCAATCTTTATGGGGATTGCTGATTATATATCAAGATTAGGATTTGAAAAATATGGCGCTACAAATAAGTTTAGAGGGGCAATTTTCACGAGTATATGTGATAAGGTATTGATTTACTTTGATTATAGTGTTCAAAGATCTCGGATAACGGATTTAACAATTACGTTTGTTAGCTGCGATAATGAATGGTGGCAATTTAAAAGCAAGAATCAGGTGAAAATCACATTGTATTCAACGAGCAATAATATAAGCAGGGAATTGGCTAAAATGTACGGATATAAAAAACGACCATTTAACAAGAAACATCGTCGGAAATTGCCGAGTGAAATGACCATATGGACGGAGGGAAAAATGAAAGCTTATTTCATATCCAGTGGAGCCTCAGCATTGGAGGGTATTTATGAAAAAGTCTCAGAAGAAAATGGAGCAAGATACAAGGTTGGTGTGATAAGAGAAGATGGAAAGTATAAACTGGTGTATTTTGGTGGAGCAAATAATTATGAAGATTGGACAAATGGAGAAGTCAAGGCTAAGTTAATTGAGACTGCCACTCCTAACTTGTTTAAATCATCTTGGGTAATGGCGAATAAAACCTTAAGTGATAAACCATATATTACTTTTGAAACGGGATCAATGAATGTTGTTTGGCCCGATGGGATTACAAGTTTGTATTTAAAACTTTTTCCAACAGCAGCAGATAACTTATCAAAGTCTGATGACTCAAGGTCATCAGGAACTGGTTTTGCGATAGCTCCAGACGGCTACATTATTACGAACCAACATGTAGTTGAAAGCTCACGAAGCATAGTTGTAAAAGGGATCAATGGCGACTTTTCTAGGTCTTACAACGCAATAATATTAGCTGAGGATAAAAATAACGATCTAGCGATTCTTAAGATTGATCTTGGGAATAATGAATCTTTAGGTCTGATCCCCTATAGTTTTAATTTCAACACTGAAGAAGTAGGAAGTGATGTATATTCCTTAGGTTTCCCACTTAGAGCAACTATGGGAGATGAAGTGAAGCTCACTAATGGAATTCTAAGCTCCAAAACAGGATTCAAAGGTGATATAACCACTTATCAAACTACAGTTGCAGTACAGCCAGGGAATAGTGGTGGTCCGCTTATCAATGAGAATGGAGAAGTGATAGGAATCATTAGTGCTAAGCATTCTGGAGCTGATAATGTGACTTATGCAGTGAAGGCTAGTTATCTAAAAAGCCTGATTCAAGTTCTGGATACTCCCCCCCAGCTTTCGCCCTCAAATAGAATTGCAGGCAAAAAACTTAGTGAACAGGTAGGACAGGTAAAAGACTTTGTCTACATATTGGAAGTGAATTAG
- a CDS encoding type II toxin-antitoxin system antitoxin SocA domain-containing protein, producing the protein MYTAHQIADWILSKIDLEAGDSITPLKLQKLLYYCQAWHLTVFKKPLFEERIQAWAHGPVVYSQFDRFRDNTMYDGIPVNTIELDVPQFPKEVQDLLEEVMEIYGEHSGSYLEALTHQESPWVDARGDLAPHERSQNVISHEVMIAFYSPMLINA; encoded by the coding sequence ATGTATACTGCACATCAAATAGCCGATTGGATCCTGAGTAAAATAGACCTGGAGGCAGGAGATTCGATTACCCCCTTGAAACTCCAGAAATTACTTTATTACTGCCAAGCTTGGCACTTGACAGTATTTAAAAAACCCCTATTTGAAGAACGGATTCAAGCATGGGCGCATGGCCCAGTAGTGTACAGTCAGTTCGATAGATTTAGGGATAATACAATGTATGATGGGATTCCCGTCAACACGATTGAGCTGGATGTCCCTCAGTTCCCCAAAGAAGTACAAGATCTGCTTGAGGAAGTCATGGAAATCTACGGGGAACATTCCGGAAGTTATCTTGAAGCACTTACCCACCAAGAATCCCCTTGGGTAGATGCTAGAGGAGATCTGGCCCCCCATGAGAGATCCCAAAATGTGATCTCCCACGAGGTTATGATAGCGTTTTATTCTCCCATGCTTATCAACGCCTGA
- a CDS encoding MAG6450 family protein yields MTGNQANVFVSLRYVQDEYECFSDWEKVEMKNFWNFLRKVHDYTWQQVYNQAGKRNKSGLAYTPLDRGLFKFSSFLENLSEDVQIFELRVSGKIRVHGFRVKSVFYICWLDREHRITGN; encoded by the coding sequence ATGACGGGTAATCAAGCCAATGTTTTTGTCTCCTTGAGATACGTCCAGGACGAGTACGAATGTTTCTCCGATTGGGAAAAGGTGGAAATGAAGAATTTCTGGAATTTCCTTCGTAAGGTTCATGATTACACGTGGCAGCAGGTTTATAATCAAGCAGGGAAAAGGAACAAGTCCGGATTGGCATATACTCCCCTAGATAGAGGGTTATTCAAATTTTCTTCTTTCTTAGAGAACCTGTCTGAAGACGTGCAGATTTTTGAGTTGAGGGTCTCGGGGAAAATCAGAGTACACGGATTCAGAGTCAAATCTGTGTTTTACATATGCTGGCTGGACCGAGAGCATAGGATAACAGGTAATTAG